In Thalassotalea fonticola, a single genomic region encodes these proteins:
- a CDS encoding acyl-CoA thioesterase, whose amino-acid sequence MFYEIIKPRVGETDALGHINNTVFPQWFEAARNPIFKLFSPDSALNLNQWNLILANMSIDFHVPLKFGKDVEIKTYIKRIGNTSLDIYQEAWQNNVLHVSGTAIMVHYDYTNKKPQPITSDFKQKLHVHFVHSM is encoded by the coding sequence ATGTTTTACGAAATTATCAAGCCAAGGGTCGGCGAAACCGATGCATTAGGGCATATTAACAACACTGTTTTTCCGCAATGGTTTGAAGCTGCTCGCAATCCTATATTTAAACTATTCAGCCCCGATTCAGCATTAAACCTGAACCAATGGAACTTAATTTTAGCCAACATGAGCATCGATTTTCATGTGCCATTAAAGTTTGGTAAAGATGTTGAGATAAAAACCTATATAAAACGTATTGGTAACACTTCTTTGGATATTTATCAGGAAGCTTGGCAAAACAATGTCTTGCATGTCTCCGGAACAGCAATAATGGTGCATTACGATTACACCAATAAAAAGCCACAGCCGATCACTAGTGATTTCAAACAAAAATTGCACGTCCATTTTGTCCACTCAATGTAA
- a CDS encoding TorF family putative porin, translating into MKKLFTASLLLTAMTLGTAVSTTASAIEIEGVSGNAGVVSQYFFRGIAQTATASASGGFDYENGNFSVGTWAADVQDGLEIDFYGAYGFETDGGLGLSAGFTSYQYTGDFDSAYNEVNLGLSYSFLSVSYNVGVHEEDDDLGIEESDYDFLAVTAEYESFYATVGTWGQDFEGDYVELGYGAEVAGFDVGVAVIINSEELDVETGEGEESLVFSIGKSF; encoded by the coding sequence ATGAAAAAATTATTTACTGCATCATTACTATTAACGGCGATGACTCTTGGCACAGCAGTATCAACGACAGCATCTGCAATTGAAATTGAAGGCGTAAGCGGTAATGCTGGTGTGGTATCACAATACTTCTTTCGCGGTATAGCACAAACAGCCACAGCTTCAGCAAGTGGCGGATTCGATTATGAAAACGGTAACTTCTCTGTAGGTACTTGGGCAGCTGACGTTCAAGACGGTTTAGAAATTGATTTCTACGGAGCTTACGGTTTTGAAACTGATGGTGGTTTAGGCTTAAGTGCTGGTTTTACTTCGTATCAATATACAGGTGATTTCGATTCAGCCTATAACGAAGTTAACCTTGGTTTAAGCTACAGCTTTTTATCAGTATCATACAATGTTGGTGTTCACGAGGAAGATGATGATTTAGGTATCGAAGAATCAGATTATGACTTCCTTGCTGTTACGGCTGAATACGAAAGTTTCTACGCTACTGTAGGTACTTGGGGCCAAGACTTTGAAGGTGACTACGTTGAATTAGGTTATGGCGCAGAAGTAGCAGGTTTTGATGTTGGCGTTGCTGTAATTATTAACTCTGAAGAGTTAGATGTTGAAACTGGTGAAGGTGAAGAATCATTAGTATTTAGCATTGGTAAATCTTTCTAA
- a CDS encoding M14 family zinc carboxypeptidase: MFKLIKALILCSLSAATFVHAEPLDYYFGKQTQYRVDIPTPQSILKFNVGDRHVRHDQLMQYFDALANASDNVLLTDIGYTNEHRRQVVATISSKANIENLDKILANRRATGKQDPNAPVVVWLGYSIHGNEISGANASMLVAYQLAAAISSDINAILDNVIVVIEPSLNPDGMDLFTTWVNSNRNQSFNTDPNHRTHIRQWPSGRTNHFMFDLNRDWLPLSQVESQNRVKNFHYYKPNVLADFHEMGKDGNYFFQPGVPSRDNPITPAKTIALTQLFASYHAKALDADNRLYYSEEGFDDFYYGKGSTYPDINAAVGILFEQASSRGFATDSSNGELTFGFGIKNHVLTSFSTLTAAKENKDKLHRHRNEFYKSIDNLVSDEDYVGYLINEDKDSYRLNTFLALLNQHQIQAYPLTKTYQGDEQSYQQGKSYYIPLKQNQYRLIKTIFERVTSFKDNTFYDVSGWTLPLAYNINSVQIESSRSLKFASTPWQPVKENVIFPTTPAYAYAFKWDNYLAPKMLNKLLNSGISAKVATKAFTAQIGQKTESFSAGTIVIPQGLQQSDTWFETLTSIQQQVSIELTAIATGLTMQGIDLGSPSLKSLAPVKVLMMGGQGVTPNEAGHMLYYLDNTLNIPVSIVETSRLANIDLSAYSHIIMVDGEYKAMPEGSSKKLKAWLEQGGSIYAQKRALKYLAAKNLLDASFTSKNEINRLFSTNNLTYADKTALRAQKLIAGTIFSTNLDLSHPLAYGYSDETMPIFKNSTVIMEQPSKPFITVARFTNSPLLSGYAAPEMVDKVSGNAAIIAHNVGKGRIIASTSNLVFRGYWQGTAKIVANALFFSKAFSVNGKE; encoded by the coding sequence TTGTTCAAATTAATTAAAGCTTTGATACTTTGCAGCCTTAGTGCAGCTACATTTGTACATGCAGAACCGCTGGATTACTACTTTGGTAAGCAAACCCAATACCGCGTAGACATTCCAACTCCGCAGTCTATTTTAAAGTTTAACGTTGGCGACAGACATGTACGCCACGATCAGTTAATGCAATATTTTGATGCTTTGGCGAACGCCAGCGACAATGTTCTTCTTACCGACATTGGGTATACCAATGAACATCGTCGTCAAGTAGTCGCCACTATCAGTAGTAAAGCTAACATTGAAAATTTAGATAAGATTCTAGCTAACCGCAGAGCAACCGGCAAACAAGATCCTAATGCTCCTGTTGTTGTTTGGTTAGGTTACAGTATTCATGGCAATGAAATATCTGGCGCCAATGCCTCTATGCTTGTTGCTTATCAATTAGCGGCAGCTATATCAAGCGACATTAATGCTATCCTAGATAATGTCATTGTTGTTATTGAGCCAAGCTTGAATCCCGATGGAATGGACTTATTCACCACTTGGGTTAATTCAAACCGTAACCAATCTTTTAATACTGACCCTAATCATCGTACTCATATTCGTCAATGGCCATCAGGGCGAACGAACCATTTTATGTTTGATTTAAATCGTGATTGGTTACCACTTTCGCAAGTAGAGAGCCAAAACCGAGTAAAGAATTTTCATTATTACAAACCTAATGTGTTAGCCGATTTTCATGAGATGGGCAAAGATGGCAATTATTTTTTTCAGCCCGGCGTCCCTTCGCGTGATAACCCAATAACACCTGCTAAAACAATTGCTTTAACTCAGCTGTTTGCTAGCTATCATGCAAAAGCGCTCGATGCTGATAATCGTTTATATTACAGCGAAGAAGGTTTTGATGATTTTTATTATGGTAAAGGTTCTACTTACCCAGACATTAATGCTGCCGTAGGTATTCTATTTGAGCAAGCCAGCTCTCGAGGCTTTGCAACCGACAGTAGTAACGGTGAACTCACGTTTGGCTTTGGTATTAAAAATCATGTGTTAACGTCTTTTTCAACCCTAACCGCAGCAAAAGAAAATAAAGATAAATTACATCGTCATAGAAATGAGTTTTATAAAAGCATCGATAACTTGGTGAGTGATGAAGACTACGTTGGTTATTTGATTAATGAAGACAAAGACTCTTATCGATTAAACACATTTTTAGCTCTGTTAAATCAACATCAAATACAAGCGTACCCGCTAACAAAAACCTATCAAGGTGATGAGCAAAGTTACCAGCAAGGTAAGAGTTACTATATTCCGTTGAAGCAAAACCAATACCGTTTAATTAAAACGATTTTCGAGCGAGTAACTTCATTTAAAGATAACACCTTTTATGATGTTTCCGGTTGGACTTTACCACTAGCTTATAATATTAATTCAGTGCAGATAGAAAGCAGTAGAAGTTTAAAGTTTGCTTCAACTCCGTGGCAACCTGTTAAAGAAAATGTAATTTTTCCAACAACTCCAGCATACGCCTATGCATTTAAATGGGACAATTACTTGGCACCGAAAATGCTGAATAAGTTATTAAACAGTGGTATCAGTGCAAAGGTAGCAACCAAAGCATTTACTGCCCAAATTGGCCAGAAAACCGAGAGTTTTTCAGCCGGAACTATTGTAATTCCACAAGGATTACAACAAAGCGATACATGGTTTGAGACCCTAACATCTATTCAACAACAGGTATCTATTGAGCTAACGGCTATCGCCACCGGCTTAACGATGCAAGGGATCGACTTAGGCAGCCCTTCATTAAAGTCACTGGCCCCGGTAAAAGTTTTGATGATGGGCGGTCAAGGTGTAACGCCTAATGAAGCCGGTCATATGCTTTATTACCTTGATAACACCTTAAATATCCCGGTGAGCATTGTTGAAACAAGTCGATTAGCTAATATTGATTTATCCGCCTACAGCCATATTATTATGGTCGATGGTGAATATAAAGCGATGCCTGAAGGCAGCAGTAAAAAACTGAAGGCTTGGTTAGAGCAAGGTGGCAGCATTTATGCGCAAAAGCGAGCGTTAAAATATTTAGCCGCTAAAAATTTATTGGATGCAAGTTTTACCAGTAAAAATGAAATCAACCGCTTATTTAGCACGAATAATTTAACCTATGCTGATAAAACAGCTTTGCGCGCACAAAAACTTATTGCCGGTACAATATTTTCGACCAACCTCGATTTAAGCCATCCTTTAGCTTATGGCTATAGCGATGAAACAATGCCAATTTTTAAAAATAGTACGGTGATCATGGAGCAACCATCAAAACCGTTTATTACAGTTGCACGTTTTACCAATTCACCTCTGCTCAGCGGTTATGCTGCGCCAGAAATGGTTGATAAAGTTAGCGGTAATGCGGCGATAATTGCGCATAATGTTGGCAAAGGCCGAATTATAGCAAGTACCAGTAATTTAGTTTTTCGAGGCTACTGGCAAGGCACGGCAAAAATTGTTGCTAACGCGTTGTTCTTCTCAAAAGCATTTAGTGTTAATGGTAAAGAATAA
- the bioH gene encoding pimeloyl-ACP methyl ester esterase BioH translates to MAEQLKFNTFGNGFPLVFIHGWGLNSAIFSPIAEQLSAHYQVTTIDLPGFGQNTDVLLADYSLENITAMVAKCIAKPAIIIGWSLGGLVATNIALHHKEKAHALVSVTSSPYFIEQANWPGIKAELLQAFHQQLSVDAHKTIEGFLKIQAMGSEHVRNDIKQIKTLINQHPEPNTATLDASLSLLETVDLRAKIQALNLPILRMYGRLDSLVPKAMIEQMDKLLPNSDSYTFHRASHAPFISHSDEFYTVLTDWITGNIIVK, encoded by the coding sequence ATGGCAGAACAATTAAAATTTAACACCTTTGGCAATGGTTTCCCGCTAGTTTTTATCCATGGCTGGGGACTTAACAGTGCTATTTTTTCGCCAATAGCAGAACAGCTTAGCGCTCATTATCAAGTGACTACCATCGACTTGCCTGGGTTTGGTCAAAATACCGATGTACTTTTGGCAGATTATTCGCTGGAAAATATCACTGCTATGGTTGCAAAATGTATCGCCAAACCTGCCATTATTATTGGTTGGTCTTTAGGTGGGCTAGTTGCCACTAACATCGCTTTACACCACAAAGAAAAAGCTCATGCCTTAGTCAGCGTCACTAGCTCTCCGTATTTCATTGAGCAAGCCAATTGGCCGGGAATCAAAGCAGAGTTATTACAAGCATTTCATCAACAATTAAGTGTTGATGCTCATAAAACTATTGAAGGATTTCTAAAAATTCAAGCCATGGGTTCAGAGCATGTGCGTAATGACATTAAGCAAATAAAAACCTTGATAAATCAACATCCAGAGCCTAATACGGCTACATTGGATGCATCATTGTCACTGTTAGAAACTGTTGATTTGCGAGCAAAAATACAAGCGCTTAATTTACCAATACTGCGCATGTATGGCCGATTAGATTCGTTAGTTCCAAAAGCAATGATTGAGCAAATGGACAAATTACTACCAAACAGTGACAGTTATACTTTTCATCGAGCTTCGCATGCACCTTTCATATCTCACAGCGATGAGTTTTATACCGTGTTAACCGATTGGATTACTGGTAACATAATTGTTAAATAA
- a CDS encoding ComF family protein — MEINRAKISIFLQNSFLNVGKITKKITAAFHCCDLCNQPSDKFSLLCSTCYQDISRFNLTTVNSNLLNHPRINKNLPRIRFQQLIALAPYCWPYTRWISELKYQQRFELAPLLAQMLAVHIKQYITSQDLPRLLICVPIHHKRLKARQFNQAALIAKALAKQLDCEYNETMIVRQLKTDPQVGQSGVARRRNLKGAFAIDKSMQLPKHVGIVDDVVTTGATVSEMSKLLTQHGVQKITVLSVCLSMPA, encoded by the coding sequence ATGGAAATTAACCGAGCAAAAATATCAATTTTTCTGCAAAATTCTTTTTTGAACGTAGGCAAAATAACCAAAAAAATCACAGCTGCCTTTCATTGTTGTGATTTATGTAATCAGCCCAGTGATAAATTTTCATTATTATGTAGCACCTGCTATCAAGATATCAGTCGTTTTAATTTAACCACAGTAAATAGTAATTTATTAAACCATCCGAGAATCAACAAAAATTTACCAAGGATCCGTTTTCAGCAGCTAATTGCATTAGCGCCCTATTGTTGGCCTTATACCCGCTGGATTAGTGAGCTTAAATATCAACAACGCTTTGAATTAGCACCCTTGTTGGCACAAATGCTGGCCGTGCATATTAAACAATACATCACATCCCAAGACCTACCCAGGTTATTGATTTGTGTTCCTATACACCACAAACGTTTAAAAGCCAGGCAATTTAATCAAGCTGCGTTGATTGCGAAAGCTTTAGCTAAACAATTAGATTGTGAATACAACGAAACAATGATTGTTCGCCAGCTTAAAACTGACCCACAAGTAGGGCAAAGTGGTGTGGCTAGAAGGCGCAATCTAAAAGGTGCATTTGCAATTGATAAATCAATGCAGCTCCCCAAACATGTTGGTATTGTCGATGATGTGGTAACTACAGGAGCAACAGTTAGCGAAATGAGTAAATTATTAACTCAACACGGTGTTCAAAAAATTACCGTGTTGAGTGTTTGTTTATCTATGCCAGCTTAA
- the trpS gene encoding tryptophan--tRNA ligase: MSKPVVLSGCQPSGDLTIGNYLGALKQWVNMQEDHDCYYMLVDQHAITVRPNPEALRKATLDGLALYLACGIDPGKSTIFIQSHVPEHAQLSWVLNSYTQMGELNRMTQYKDKSQKSEANMNSGLFTYPVLMAADILLYQADRVPVGDDQKQHLELARDIATRFNNIHGDIFKVPEPYIPKFGARVMSLQEPTKKMSKSDDNPKNFIGLLEDPKKISKKIKSAKTDGDEQANIYHNVAEKPGVSNLLSLLSCTTGNSVESLVPQYEDKMYGHLKVDVADAVVAMLEPIQAKYHQYREDQAFLNQVMREGAEKASAKASKVLSSVYDAVGFIPRP, translated from the coding sequence ATGTCTAAGCCAGTTGTATTAAGTGGTTGTCAACCATCAGGTGATTTAACTATTGGTAACTATTTAGGTGCTCTGAAGCAGTGGGTGAACATGCAAGAGGATCATGACTGTTATTATATGTTGGTAGATCAGCATGCGATAACAGTTAGGCCTAACCCGGAAGCATTACGCAAAGCAACGTTAGATGGCTTGGCTCTATATTTAGCCTGTGGTATCGATCCAGGCAAGAGCACTATCTTTATTCAATCGCACGTTCCTGAGCATGCGCAATTAAGCTGGGTATTAAATAGTTATACGCAAATGGGCGAGCTTAACCGCATGACCCAATATAAAGATAAATCGCAAAAATCAGAAGCGAATATGAATAGCGGTTTATTTACTTATCCGGTATTGATGGCAGCCGATATTTTATTGTATCAAGCTGATCGTGTTCCTGTTGGTGATGACCAAAAGCAACATCTTGAACTGGCGCGTGATATTGCTACTCGCTTTAACAATATTCATGGTGATATTTTTAAAGTGCCAGAGCCATATATTCCTAAATTTGGTGCGCGGGTGATGAGTCTGCAAGAGCCGACTAAGAAAATGTCAAAATCAGACGATAATCCTAAAAACTTTATTGGCTTGTTAGAAGACCCGAAAAAAATCAGTAAAAAAATAAAGAGTGCTAAAACAGACGGTGATGAGCAAGCGAACATCTATCATAATGTTGCTGAAAAGCCAGGTGTTTCAAATCTGCTATCTTTATTGTCTTGTACTACCGGTAATTCAGTTGAGAGTTTAGTGCCTCAATATGAAGACAAGATGTATGGTCATTTAAAAGTAGATGTGGCTGATGCAGTTGTTGCTATGCTAGAGCCTATCCAGGCAAAGTATCATCAATACCGTGAAGATCAGGCATTCCTTAATCAGGTAATGCGTGAAGGTGCAGAAAAAGCATCAGCGAAAGCAAGTAAGGTACTTAGTTCTGTTTATGATGCGGTAGGCTTTATTCCACGCCCATAA
- the rpe gene encoding ribulose-phosphate 3-epimerase: MSSYLIAPSILSADFARLGDDVAKVLAAGADVVHFDVMDNHFVPNLTFGPMVCKSLRDYGITAPIDVHLMVKPVDSLIPGFAKAGADIITFHPEASDHVDRTLQLIKDHGCKAGLVLNPATPLQVLDFVMDKLDVILLMSVNPGFGGQSFIPSTLDKLKLVKEKITASGRDIRLQIDGGVKVDNIAEIAAAGADMFVAGSAIFSNSDYKAVIDQMRSNLAQVD, translated from the coding sequence ATGTCTTCTTATTTAATTGCACCATCCATTCTATCAGCCGATTTTGCTCGTCTTGGTGATGATGTTGCTAAAGTATTAGCCGCTGGTGCTGATGTTGTTCATTTTGATGTAATGGATAATCATTTTGTGCCTAATTTAACCTTTGGTCCAATGGTGTGTAAATCGTTAAGGGACTACGGTATTACCGCGCCTATCGATGTGCATTTAATGGTTAAGCCGGTTGATAGTTTAATACCTGGATTTGCCAAAGCAGGCGCAGACATAATTACTTTTCACCCGGAAGCCAGCGATCATGTCGACCGTACTTTGCAACTTATCAAAGACCATGGTTGTAAAGCCGGCTTAGTGTTAAATCCTGCGACGCCTTTACAGGTACTCGATTTTGTTATGGATAAATTAGATGTTATTTTATTAATGTCTGTGAACCCGGGTTTTGGTGGACAATCATTTATTCCATCAACGCTAGATAAATTAAAGCTAGTAAAAGAAAAAATAACTGCCAGTGGGCGTGATATACGTTTGCAAATTGACGGTGGTGTAAAAGTAGATAATATTGCAGAAATAGCTGCAGCGGGCGCTGATATGTTTGTTGCCGGCTCGGCCATTTTCTCAAATAGCGATTACAAAGCAGTAATCGATCAAATGCGCAGCAATCTTGCGCAAGTAGATTAA
- a CDS encoding VanZ family protein: MKFIAALFFTFLCVVLFMANTGQQSIVMDIKNSLPYGDKVGHIFMYGSLTFLANYAFKFRYFGNIKMNQYGAVLVLLFSTSEEFSQIFIATRTFSLFDLTANLTGIAVFTLLSIYLGKQSSRYNQRLLTA; the protein is encoded by the coding sequence ATGAAATTTATCGCTGCGCTATTTTTTACATTCTTATGTGTTGTGTTATTCATGGCCAATACAGGTCAGCAAAGTATTGTAATGGATATAAAAAATTCCCTGCCTTACGGCGATAAAGTCGGTCATATTTTTATGTATGGCAGCCTAACTTTCTTGGCGAACTATGCATTTAAGTTTCGTTATTTCGGCAATATTAAAATGAATCAATACGGCGCAGTATTGGTGCTTTTATTTAGTACAAGTGAAGAATTCAGCCAAATATTTATCGCAACACGTACATTTAGCTTATTTGATCTGACGGCAAACTTAACCGGTATTGCGGTATTTACCTTATTATCGATTTATCTCGGCAAACAAAGTAGTCGTTATAACCAACGTCTTCTCACAGCTTAA
- a CDS encoding DUF4144 family protein — protein MITWPAFIKHDGEDELIYISSLTEWQNDEEMLLYIFSERDVLIDSTGKVYSLPILQQNINSNDYLAVASVGNIVELVRAHAATVGECCIEKINCQTISQAVALVKDLTD, from the coding sequence ATGATCACTTGGCCTGCTTTTATTAAACACGACGGTGAAGATGAGCTTATCTATATAAGCTCACTTACCGAGTGGCAAAATGATGAAGAAATGTTGCTTTATATATTTAGCGAGCGTGACGTATTGATTGATTCTACCGGTAAAGTTTATTCTCTGCCAATACTGCAACAAAACATTAACAGCAATGACTACCTTGCCGTTGCTAGTGTAGGGAATATTGTTGAGCTGGTGCGAGCACACGCTGCTACAGTGGGAGAATGTTGTATCGAAAAGATTAATTGCCAAACAATAAGTCAAGCAGTTGCACTGGTAAAAGATTTAACTGACTAA
- the nfuA gene encoding Fe-S biogenesis protein NfuA, whose protein sequence is MIKISDTAQEHFAKLLSQQAEGTCIRVFVVNPGTAQAECGVSYCPVEAVEPDDIRIEYKGFAALVDKDSEKFLVDAEVDFVTDQMGSQLTLKAPNAKLRKVDNDAPLFERVNYFIQAEVNPQLAGHGGDCQLMEVTEDGYAILQFGGGCNGCSQIDLTVKDGVEKQLIEVMAGEIKGVRDVTEHQRGEHSYY, encoded by the coding sequence ATGATTAAAATTTCAGATACCGCACAAGAGCATTTCGCCAAGTTATTATCACAGCAAGCCGAAGGCACTTGTATTAGAGTTTTCGTGGTAAACCCTGGCACTGCACAAGCTGAGTGTGGTGTATCGTACTGTCCTGTTGAAGCTGTAGAGCCTGATGATATTCGTATTGAATATAAAGGTTTTGCCGCGCTGGTCGATAAAGACAGCGAAAAATTCTTAGTAGATGCTGAAGTTGATTTTGTTACTGACCAAATGGGTTCACAGCTAACTCTGAAAGCACCAAATGCCAAATTACGCAAAGTAGATAACGATGCACCATTATTTGAGCGAGTTAATTACTTCATTCAAGCCGAAGTTAATCCACAGTTAGCTGGTCATGGTGGTGATTGCCAATTAATGGAAGTGACTGAAGATGGCTATGCAATTTTACAATTTGGTGGTGGCTGTAATGGTTGTAGCCAAATCGATTTAACCGTTAAAGATGGTGTAGAAAAACAGCTAATCGAAGTTATGGCTGGTGAAATCAAAGGTGTTCGTGACGTAACTGAACATCAACGTGGTGAGCACTCTTACTACTAA
- a CDS encoding NADH:flavin oxidoreductase/NADH oxidase family protein — MTSPLAQPLTLPCGATINNRIGKSAMTEGLADSLDRPTKLHNQLYKTWSQGGTGVHITGNVMIDQRYLERAGNVVLEDDSALDKFKDWARAGTTDGNHLWMQISHPGRQCPTLVNSEPLSPSDVQLKMLGSFSKPRALTQLEIEDIIQRFANTASLAKEAGFTGVQVHCAHGYLISQFLSPKTNQRTDQWGGCLENRARFARAIVKAVRKAVGDDFPVAVKLNSADFQKGGFSLEDCVQVAAWLSEDSIDLLEISGGTYEQLSLMGVEANEVRESTRRREAYFLEYAHAIKASANVPLMITGGFRSRAVMEQAITGGEIDMVGLARPLCTQPNVSQLLLEQSIDSIDDFETTLKIGDGVLGNNSPIALIKSVNTVGQVSFYYQQIIRLANNKPVDTSLKVFTLFWQHLINDTCLNLRRNKARRNKV, encoded by the coding sequence ATGACATCTCCACTTGCTCAACCTTTAACCTTACCATGCGGTGCGACCATTAATAACCGCATTGGCAAAAGCGCGATGACAGAGGGTTTAGCTGACTCTTTAGATCGTCCTACCAAATTACATAATCAACTTTATAAAACTTGGTCACAAGGCGGCACAGGTGTTCACATAACCGGTAATGTAATGATTGATCAGCGTTATTTAGAGCGCGCTGGAAACGTGGTGCTAGAAGATGATTCAGCCCTGGATAAATTTAAAGATTGGGCAAGAGCTGGTACAACAGATGGCAACCATTTGTGGATGCAAATCAGCCACCCGGGCCGTCAATGCCCCACTTTGGTTAACAGTGAGCCATTATCTCCATCCGATGTGCAGCTAAAAATGCTTGGCTCATTTTCAAAACCAAGAGCACTAACCCAATTAGAAATTGAAGACATTATTCAACGCTTCGCAAATACCGCAAGCTTGGCTAAAGAAGCTGGCTTTACCGGTGTGCAGGTGCATTGTGCGCATGGCTATTTGATCAGTCAATTTTTATCACCTAAAACCAACCAAAGAACTGACCAATGGGGTGGTTGCCTTGAAAACAGAGCACGCTTTGCTCGTGCCATTGTAAAAGCCGTACGTAAAGCGGTTGGTGATGATTTTCCTGTCGCAGTAAAGTTAAATTCTGCTGATTTTCAAAAAGGCGGCTTTAGTTTAGAGGACTGCGTGCAAGTCGCGGCTTGGTTAAGTGAAGATAGTATCGATTTACTTGAAATATCTGGCGGCACTTACGAGCAATTAAGTTTAATGGGCGTTGAAGCTAATGAAGTTCGGGAAAGTACTCGTCGCCGAGAAGCCTATTTTCTAGAATATGCGCATGCAATAAAAGCTTCTGCCAATGTACCGTTAATGATCACTGGCGGCTTTCGTTCTCGTGCAGTTATGGAACAAGCAATAACGGGTGGTGAAATTGACATGGTTGGGTTAGCGCGACCATTATGTACGCAACCAAATGTATCGCAATTATTGTTGGAGCAAAGCATAGATAGCATCGATGACTTTGAAACAACATTAAAAATAGGAGATGGGGTTTTGGGCAATAATAGTCCTATCGCGTTAATCAAGTCGGTGAACACCGTTGGGCAAGTGAGTTTTTACTATCAACAAATTATTCGCTTAGCCAATAACAAACCCGTGGACACTTCATTGAAAGTGTTTACACTATTTTGGCAACATTTAATTAATGACACTTGTTTAAACTTACGTCGTAATAAAGCTCGCAGAAACAAAGTATAA
- a CDS encoding mechanosensitive ion channel family protein: MEATWKQELMKYLSYIGDDPALQASVIILISLIFAWILDKVIIAWVKSYTAKTNAELDDQLVDLLHKPLFYSILVIGLSVATSIIKLPEAITSIMFPVLYTILLILWTMFFLRITKVVLRNMAANDKHFQVLHNQTLPLFENLALILIVILSVFYIFSSWDIDMSAWLASAGIVGIAVGFAAKDTLANLFSGVFIMADAPYKIGDYIVLETGERGEVTNIGLRSTRILTRDNIEVTVPNSVMGNTKVINESGGPSTKYRIRAKVGAAYGSDIDLVEQILMEVAKEDADICSYPLPVVRFRMFGGSSLDFELMGWISEPAFRGRIIHQLNSAIYRKFAEHNIEIPYAKQDLYIKEFPGRVADVNVAKADSENNG, encoded by the coding sequence ATGGAAGCAACTTGGAAACAAGAACTAATGAAGTACCTAAGTTATATTGGTGACGACCCAGCATTACAAGCTTCGGTAATTATTCTAATTTCTCTTATTTTTGCCTGGATATTAGACAAAGTAATTATTGCCTGGGTAAAAAGTTACACCGCAAAGACCAATGCCGAACTAGATGATCAACTTGTTGATTTGCTGCATAAACCATTGTTTTATTCTATTTTGGTGATCGGTTTATCCGTTGCCACTAGCATTATCAAACTACCTGAAGCTATTACCTCAATAATGTTTCCGGTTTTATATACTATTTTACTCATTTTATGGACCATGTTTTTCCTTAGGATCACGAAAGTGGTATTAAGAAATATGGCCGCCAATGATAAACACTTCCAGGTTTTACATAATCAAACGCTGCCTTTATTTGAAAATTTAGCCTTAATTCTAATTGTTATCCTGTCGGTATTTTACATATTTTCTTCCTGGGATATCGATATGTCCGCCTGGCTTGCCTCTGCCGGTATCGTCGGTATCGCGGTCGGTTTCGCCGCTAAAGACACTCTGGCTAATCTGTTTTCCGGGGTATTTATTATGGCCGATGCGCCATATAAAATTGGCGATTACATTGTGCTAGAAACAGGCGAGCGTGGTGAGGTTACGAATATTGGCTTACGCAGTACTCGCATATTAACCCGCGATAACATTGAGGTTACCGTGCCTAATTCGGTAATGGGTAATACCAAGGTGATCAATGAATCTGGCGGGCCTAGTACTAAATATCGAATTAGAGCTAAGGTTGGCGCTGCCTATGGTAGCGACATTGATTTAGTTGAGCAGATCTTGATGGAAGTCGCGAAAGAAGATGCTGATATCTGCTCTTACCCACTACCGGTAGTGCGATTTAGAATGTTTGGCGGCTCCAGTTTAGATTTTGAATTAATGGGCTGGATCAGTGAACCTGCATTCAGGGGCCGCATAATTCATCAACTCAACAGCGCTATTTATAGAAAATTTGCCGAGCACAATATTGAAATTCCCTATGCTAAACAAGACCTTTATATTAAAGAGTTTCCCGGCAGAGTTGCAGATGTTAACGTTGCAAAAGCTGACAGTGAAAACAACGGTTAA